A genomic region of Falco rusticolus isolate bFalRus1 chromosome 20, bFalRus1.pri, whole genome shotgun sequence contains the following coding sequences:
- the R3HCC1 gene encoding R3H and coiled-coil domain-containing protein 1 isoform X3, giving the protein MDGVFLSPNEDEFVGRITEELEHFMLQGQHHRVLLFPPLSSRLRYLIHRTVDNVDLLSSFSVGEGWRRRTVICHSAVRLPSETSDQKPSGNPPRPHRPAQPWGRGGRGGRLRHGGEMHGDNSRACVGSGRIKRPPRKKPDKALYVPKAMRKKAEWGEQEGPVAAGTESPGDVAPEEEICPKALVRGTQEELGESEGSPGGVSVALGKRQEPGEECVSGKSNDDTNNERPPCCTAVPSLENSNVFSGQESQDKDCSDSLSSVHNENPAEAEEQGLSCDNAVGPEGSKILCQAQAEAPKSRDAGVLECDESSSLSESPSRNCCTDPAWLVLENRDKSCAAARSPESGGNMSPPEEQGKDFGAASAVEGGESLSRLESQDQEHPGVAQVEQPQCQNPSEASNEPLVAPEPVCGAEPPAPEEQDERRVAAAVQNHSGKAPVADEEDKERSGLADALWHELHLSAGGREESAAVGGQGSLEDDCTAELFAEIVGNLTVKDISIEKISFDYSSYGDAQLSEGDFGHVTEIYDFSPSLKTEHLLEVFSDFHESGFKIQWVDDTHALGIFSSLSAASQALGRRYPSLKIRPLIHATKQSKIKALQRPKLLHLAKERPQTDTAVAKRLVTRALGLKNKQQDVSGTEMLLPEGLDQEE; this is encoded by the exons ATGGACGGCGTCTTCCTCTCGCCCAACGAGGATGAGTTCGTGGGCAGGATCACGGAGGAGCTGGAGCACTTCAtgctgcaggggcagcaccACAG aGTGCTGCTGTTCCCCCCCCTCTCCAGTCGCCTCAGGTACCTGATCCACCGGACCGTGGACAACGTGGATTTGTTGAGCAGCTTTTCTgtgggagagggatggaggaggaggactgTCATCTGTCACTCGGCCGTAAG gctgcccagcgagACGAGTGACCAAAAACCCAGCGGCAACCCACCGCGCCCGCACCGACCTGCGCAGCcgtggggccgggggggccgaGGCGGCAGGCTGCGACACGGCGGGGAGATGCACGGAGACAACTCTCGAGCCTGCGTGGGGTCCGGCAGGATAAAAAGGCCGCCCAGGAAGAAGCCGGATAAAGCCCTGTACGTCCCGAAAGCGATGCGCAAGAAGGCGGAatggggggagcaggaggggcCGGTGGCAGCCGGCACAGAGTCACCGGGGGATGTGGCACCAGAAGAAGAGATTTGCCCTAAAGCTTTGGTCAGGGGcacccaggaggagctgggcgAGTCTGAAGGCAGCCCAGGTGGTGTCTCCGTGGCCCTTGGCAAGCGACAGGAGCCTGGCGAAGAGTGTGTTTCGGGAAAAAGTAACGATGACACCAACAACGAACGTCCTCCGTGTTGTACGGCTGTTCCGTCGCTGGAGAACAGCAACGTTTTCTCTGGGCAGGAAAGTCAGGATAAAGACTGTTCGGATTCCCTGTCTTCCGTCCACAATGAAAACccagctgaagcagaagagcAAGGTCTGAGCTGTGACAACGCTGTTGGACCAGAAGGGAGCAAAATCCTGTGCCAAGCGCAAGCTGAAGCCCCAAAGAGCCGGGATGCCGGTGTGTTGGAGTGCGACGAGAGCTCCTCCCTGTCGGAAAGCCCGAGCAGAAACTGCTGCACGGACCCAGCGTGGCTGGTGCTGGAAAACCGAGAtaagagctgtgctgctgcccggAGCCCGGAGAGCGGTGGAAACATGTCACCCCCTGAAGAACAGGGCAAGGACTTTGGGGCTGCCAGCGcggtggagggaggggagagtcTTTCCCGACTGGAAAGCCAAGATCAGGAGCATCCCGGTGTGGCGCAGGTGGAGCAGCCCCAATGCCAGAACCCCTCAGAAGCCTCGAACGAGCCTCTGGTTGCACCTGAGCCGGTGTGTGGTGCTGAGCCACCAGCTCCTGAGGAGCAGGATGAGCGCcgggtggctgctgctgtgcagaacCACAGCGGGAAGGCACCGGTGGCGGATGAGGAGGACAAGGAGCGTTCAGGCTTGGCTGATGCGCTGTGGCATGAGCTGCATTTGTCTGCAGGTGGTAGAGAGGAGAGCGCAGCCGTCGGCGGGCAGGGCAGCCTCGAGGACGACTGTACCGCAGAGCTCTTTGCAGAG ATTGTGGGTAATTTAACCGTGAAGGACATAAGCATCGAGAAGATCAGCTTTGATTATTCCAGCTACGGAGATGCGCAGCTCAGCGAGGGGGATTTTGGCCACGTGACAGAAATCTACGACTTCTCTCCGTCACTGAAAACGGAGCACCTGCTGGAGGTGTTCTCGGACTTCCA tGAGAGTGGTTTCAAAATCCAGTGGGTCGACGATACGCACGCCCTGGGAATCTTCTCGAGCCTGTCTGCAG CATCTCAAGCCTTGGGGCGGCGTTATCCTTCTTTAAAGATCCGACCTTTGATCCACGCAACAAAGCAGTCGAAAATCAAGGCACTTCAGCGACCAA AGCTCCTTCACCTCGCAAAAGAGAGACCCCAGACTGACACTGCCGTGGCGAAGAGGCTGGTGACCCGGGCTCTGGGTTTGAAGAACAAGCAGCAGGACGTCTCGGGCACCGAAATGCTCCTGCCAGAAGGCTTGGACCAGGAGGAATAA